One region of Kazachstania africana CBS 2517 chromosome 3, complete genome genomic DNA includes:
- the CUE5 gene encoding ubiquitin-binding protein CUE5 (similar to Saccharomyces cerevisiae DON1 (YDR273W) and CUE5 (YOR042W); ancestral locus Anc_5.638), whose amino-acid sequence MSEEEANNVVKGGKEVSSEEPSKEKPEDDLVEDVDIEENDTNKSVQNEDESKEKAPPLPTREKTPETKEENPIFKQLREAFPNIEENHIKAVIIASQGAIDPAFNALLFLSDPDSGKDIKLPSRPVTPGISSHKKLNQLEQDEMLARQLSDQYNKPRRGRHHRPRPHRPQPGTDEYAWYEARIQDRERRRHRPLTDEERREIYDDDDTWANFVEKDLPELRAKANKSIQETATKVSNWWSGVTKNFANDEYDQQPRRSGSNTDYNMNDDQLRQQEEALRYYEKKRSNTKPGERRRFNSFGAHVGERGDSLENHGILLTNEDLSDDEDVPPQLPSRERSKNLETASSADPDSSMITNEDQKVIPQTTYIDTPDTVTKKKWQPVPPEPLGATPTKVTASTKAKLGTSPDADEFLINSDDE is encoded by the coding sequence ATgagtgaagaagaagcaaatAACGTAGTCAAGGGGGGTAAAGAAGTTTCATCAGAGGAACCTTCGAAAGAGAAACCGGAAGATGATTTAGTAGAAGAtgttgatattgaagaaaatgatactaATAAATCGGTACagaatgaagatgaaagtaAGGAAAAGGCACCTCCATTACCAACAAGGGAAAAGACTCCTGAAACTAAAGAGGAGAATCCAATTTTCAAGCAATTGAGAGAAGCATTTCCCAATATCGAAGAAAACCATATTAAAGCTGTGATTATTGCATCACAAGGAGCCATTGATCCTGCTTTTAATGCacttttgtttctttcaGACCCAGATTCAGGCaaagatatcaaattgCCTTCTAGACCTGTCACACCGGGTATTTCTTCACataagaaattgaatcaattaGAACAAGATGAAATGTTGGCTCGTCAGTTAAGCGACCAGTACAACAAGCCAAGACGCGGACGCCATCATCGTCCTCGTCCACATAGACCACAGCCTGGTACTGATGAGTATGCCTGGTACGAAGCAAGAATTCAGGATAGGGAAAGAAGACGTCATCGTCCTTTaactgatgaagaaaggAGAGAAATAtatgatgacgatgacaCATGGgcaaattttgttgaaaaagaCTTGCCTGAATTGAGAGCAAAGGCAAATAAGTCAATTCAAGAGACAGCTACAAAAGTTAGTAATTGGTGGAGTGGTGTTACCAAGAATTTCGCTAACGATGAATATGATCAACAACCACGTAGAAGCGGTAGTAATACTGATTATAATATGAATGATGATCAATTAAGACAACAAGAGGAAGCTTTGAGATActatgaaaagaaaagaagtaATACTAAGCCTGGCGAAAGACGTAgattcaattcatttggTGCACATGTTGGTGAGCGTGGTGACTCATTAGAAAATCATGGGATTTTGTTGACAAATGAGGATTTATccgatgatgaagatgtaCCACCACAATTACCATCAAGAGAAAGATCTAAGAACCTTGAAACCGCTTCTTCTGCAGATCCAGACAGTTCTATGATCACCAATGAAGATCAAAAAGTCATCCCACAAACCACGTATATTGACACACCAGACACGGttacaaagaagaaatggcAACCTGTACCACCAGAACCGCTCGGTGCTACCCCTACAAAGGTCACGGCATCGACCAAGGCCAAGCTTGGAACCAGTCCTGATGCGGATGAGTTCTTAATCAACAGTGACGATGAATAG